The Ischnura elegans chromosome 9, ioIscEleg1.1, whole genome shotgun sequence genome includes the window TCGAGAAACACTCTCATTAGTAGTTCctcaattccaaattttttcggccttaaaataaaattcattcattttaaattcagaaataaGACATAAAGGTGTAATTGTATTTCACATTACCTTCACCGTATCATCATGAAATCAACTTGTTCAATTTCATTCCTAAAATAGGAAAAACTAAGATAGAGGATAACTCAGACAGCTAATATATCACCTTACCTTACTGATATTGATGTCTGGTATACTAACTGCATGGTCACCTTCTCTTCCCAATGTTCCGCCAGTGCAAGTGACAATAAACAATGTCCCCACTTTGAGGCCTTTTACTTCCGTCTCTTTAACAATTATTCTCATGCAGGGGGGCCATTCCTTAGAAGAAACTGAaacacataaaatatattattattaaaaggtaACTTTAATAAACCAACAAGGTTTTGGGCCATCAATTTCTTCCTTACGACTGTCTTCTTCACTCTCAACTTGATCTCCCTCTGAAGTCATGGGAGAATCCTCATCAGCTTCACTTGACTCTGAACATTCACCATCCTCATTAGAATCAGTTTCATTCTGACTCGGTTCTGATGGCTCTTTTGTCTCTGCTTTCTTTTTGGACTTCTTTTTCTTCTGAAAAGGCAATACAAACTAATGAAGAAGTAACTATCATATATATTAGGACAAAGAAGTATTTATTGTAACTTACATTTCCATCCCCAAGTTTGACTCTTTTCTTCTCTTCTGTGTAGCTATCAGCAACTTGTGAAAAACTGACAGGGTCAATTTCAGCTTGAGAATGAAACTGGAAGGTGTGATTACTTTCATCGTAATAGTAATAAATGCCTTTGTTACCGTCATAATACAAACCAAGCtcctgaaaagaaagaaaatttacaGCTCAATTTCCCTCTAAAACTAGCCATCTATTTCCCCCTCTGTTTACTTCATAGAGTGTTGATAAAAGCAACTTTATTATAATACATACGGCATTGTAATAATATCCAGTGCTATAGTCATAATACATCCCAGAAGTTTCTTCATAAACAAAACCAGTTTGTTGCATAGCATGCTCAGCAGCTTCTTTAACTTGCTCAGCTATAGTTTTTTCGCTCGGTCCTTGAGTTGCACTTCCCTCGGAAGCACTCCACGATGGAGCGGCTGATTTGCTTGGACAAGTACAGTCAGCAGAACAGAATACAACATTATCAGTTTGAGTGGCTTTCTCCTTTTTCTCGTCAATGATTTCCGATGAACCATCATTAATCTGCAATAGTGATGATTGATAGACAGTTTCAGATCTAAATATAAGCAATATTCATGCATAGACGATCGTTTCACGATCAATAGATGccacacaattttttcaaaagcaCGTACCTTCGTGTTTCGACTATTTTCCACGAGTTGCTCCTTAAATTTTAGGAGCTTATTATGTTGAATCAGGATAAACCTATGTAATAACTCAATGTATTGCTTTACTTCTGGAATATCTTCAATAACAGATAGGAACTTAGGATTGATGTCGTTCACTGACGAACCTATGTCACCGTCATTATCGGCCAAATTTCCATCACCTTCGTCTCCATTTTGCTCTAATAACTGCCTTATAACAGCAAAATCCTTTAGATTCGTATCTGAGTCTTGATCCATCGTTATTTAAAGACAACACAAGGAAAATTCTCGGGCACTCCAGCTTCGTAAACTTCAAAAAGTAGCCAAAAGAATGTTAGAACAAATGAACGGCAAGCCctgtatattttaattcttaaataagAAACGAGCATTGTTCAAACTAAAGTGCGTCaactaaaaaatttcaaataattaaataagaccgacaaaaattaagtttcaaaTAGATACTGCCTGGATTTTTTTCACGTGCGtacatgtttacaaattttccGAGCGCGAATGTCCTCTATCGGCAGCTACCTGTACTAACTTATGTCCTCAAAGATGTGAAagaattcgaaatttgaaaaataggtGTTTATAATGACGctattatccaccaaaacctttCCTAAATAATGCCCTTCCATATAAGTAAATGACAATATAAGTATAATCATTAATGAAACACTTAAATCTGCCCTAGCCAAACTAACTCCCGATAAAAATGCGGTAGGTGAAAGGAGAAGAATTTTTCGGTGCGGTTTACTGGCTAAAAATCTTGAGTTTAGCTATCAGTATTGCCTATATTgatgcaatttttaatattaagcgattctgtgttaatttttattgtatattaaaCGAATACAATTTATGGAATGTGCCTTAAATTATTACATTCTTTTATTGAATCTTTTGTACTCAAGTTACCAGAAATATATCAGCTATTTCGACGTTGTTTACTCTGGTTTACCCTTTTGTGCAGCAATAAATCCGAAATTTGAGCtcactttattttttctcgtCGTCTATCATagcttttgtcataatttttaatgtagcacagattcgatatattttcagctctaatGTATATCAATGCATAAAAGTGACCGCTATTTTACAGAGCACGAATGAAACGTTTACGGCGAGTGCTTTAAATATAAATCGATTATATGCCAACACCAAGAAACTCTCTTGACTCGGCTGGTCGCTAATAATGACGTTCCCCGGGCAGCCGGGTACTAGCTTCATATAAGACCCTTTAAGGCAGAGGGAGACGCCTTCTCCCACTACGGGGAATGTCTTAAAGACTTGGCGCATCGATTTTATGAGAACCAGTCCCCGTGATTAAGTTGATGAGCAAAGCAATTTAGACCCTTAAAATGtcacgtaaaattattttctgagcgTTTCACAATTGAAATATGCAATTGTATACTTCAGCTTAATgcttaagaaaattttcagattctAATCTGTCATCAATCACTATGAGATGGTTCTCTTTAATATTGGCAACCATTCCGGTAGAGTTAGTGTAGATCGTAAAGATGGTTATAGGTTTAAAATCGTCGTGCAGGTCCATAAGTATTATCGTTTCTGGATTCCGTTTTTTAAGAATGAAGGCTAGCTGTATATGCCGATAAAATATCTtacgacaaaattttaataacttccaAAGAAATTTCTATTCATATGTATGGTAATCGAACACATCGCAGGAAGTAATACGTAGTTTAAAActattaacattttttcattacgtTGACATTGGCGCTTAACGATGTAAACGCCATCTCCTAGCCTGAAAAAGTACCAAAAAATTTCTACTCAAAAAGTTGACAAAGACAGTTGACTTTCGAAAAATTCTTAATGGCGAATTCGCCCGATTTCTGCATCCGCggcattttatgttttttcagaAGCTTGTCGTACATACGTAATCTATAATTGTCTTCTAGTGACTGAGAATAATTTCCAGTGCCTGCAATATCAGCTAAATTTTAAGCAATAGGCGTCCTCTTCGCTCGGTTTGTGCTGTGCATAAGGAAATGGCTGACTCGTTGTGGGAGGATAGAGATGTTCGATTTGATATCCCCAGCCGGCAAGgactaatgataataatttattgaacaaatatggtttgattttttatgcataatgtttataatattcatttttaacagCCACCTTACAATGAGGCTGGGGGAAAAGACTTTGGATGTGATCAATTCAGTAGAAGATACTAAAGGAAATATGGGTGATAATGGGCGCCTAGTCGTTACTAACTTAAGGTTGATCTGGCATTCGTTAACTTCTGCGAAAATAAGTATATGTGAGTTCATCTTTTTTCCAAATCTCGTATAATTGTGTGCTCGATGAGCCTATAATTAAACCATAATTCTATTTTAGCAATAGGATGGAATTGCATTCTCCAAATGATCCAAAAATCTTATAATACGGTAAGTATATGGAAATAGTATGTGTTACAGGGGTAATTAGAATTGATCTGAGTTAATAGGGAAGTTTTCCGCAGAGGCAACACGGAGAGTCAGACGTGGTACAGTTGTTGGCTAAAACTACTGATATGAAATTTGAGTTTATATTCACAAACTTGATGCCAAAGACATTAAAAGATCTCTCATCAGTCGTTTCTGTTCATAAGTGAGTATGTTTTTCTAATTGTgtacataataattttcattaggtGTTCCTTTCAAATCAAGGTAAAACTCAATTGAATTttccagtgatgatgaaatgaaacTCTTGAAGAACCTATTGTTTCATTACAGAGGTCATTCTTTGCACAAGTTAATGGTAAAGGTCTTTGATGCTGTCTGGTGTGCATGGAGTTTCTTATGAATCTCTTCGGCATCTCCCCCCTCTCGATTTGCTCTTAAAAATCTTCAACTCACGTTGAGATCTAGTCTCTTTCATTCTATGCATAAATCATATTTTCGTCGTCCCCCTCCTTATATTTTTCTGTGTggcaatatatttattataccCTCTTTAAATACTGCACCCTCCGTTCGTCCAATCTGTGGGGAACGTTAAGTCAAGTTTAAATTTCTGCGTGAATCTACAATGGATTTCActcaaaatttccttaaaaagtaCCTGTCTTGTTCATTATTTCTATTGGCTTGGAAATGTATTGAGGGTCCTAATTCCAAAATAATCTGTGTCGGATTGAATTATTTCTAATCTCAATGGGTGTTTTCAGCTTCTCTTAGCTCAGTAATCGGTTCGTAATGACACCGAGATCACTTGGTGAGAGGATACAGAATGCAATGGTACTCAGCATGGCTGTCACTCGTATTCCTCCCTCATGCTCCATGGTGGTCAGTAGTGAGTATGATGTTTCTATGCTCACTAAACTGGTGACCAAGGGCAGATCCCGGAATATTTTGGGAGGGGTTATACAAAGGTCTGATAGACAGTCTTctcgtatttgagattaaaaacaatgtacgacaattaatgtacaaaatattatctttattaaagtatgaaattaattgattgaagTACACAAATTGATAAATCAAAACGAATGTAATAATGGctggattaaaaattttctctatttctcgTATGGAGGGGCGTCTGCTGCCCTGAACCGCATATGCCGGTGACTACTCAGTGCTGTGTGCTCAGTCCCATGACTTCAGAGTGCTCactttctcatttttccaaactGAGCACTCAGTGTGGCTGAATGCTCCAAAATTGAAACAATGAAAGGCTCTGAAAAAAATTGCTGCTcccattgtttatttatttatttacatatttccattaccccccaaaacagcacaatgaggcctttacatcaggagtttttaaacaatcaacagcagacgctcacacacacccatgtcctggaagaggcaacctatccagacgggactcgaacctgcaaccTTCAGTGTGGTAGGCGAGGAACAATCGCCACCGCGGCCGACATCCGTGTAAATCGAGTTTAAcccataaatgtttgtttttttgcaGTTTTGAAAGAATTTACTCACTTTCCACTGCattttttgtaattcaaagataAATCTTTCTGCCCCTGATCAGAAATACTCTCCACAAATTTTATCTTAGGCCTCACCATGGCTAAGTATCAACTGTCTGCCTATTTTTCATCTGAGGACCTTCGCTTGCACATCCTTGATGGATCTTAGTTTTGTCTGTGCTTTGCCAATAATTTCTTCGTGTGTGTTCTCTGCATTAGGCCTAAAGTTATCATTAATCTCTCAGTTTGAAATTTATCTAAAACCTTCATGCCACTTCATCGGTATATGGGGTTATGGTAGTACATAGTCCGATGTTTTACACAATTGTACTGCTATGCATCTGCTGATATTTAATTCTAGACCCCACTCCTGACTCCATTTATGAATATTGTTCAGTCCAATGCGAGGATTTTCTAGCTGAAATTTCACTATTAGATCTCCTAACTTGTGATAGATACCAGTGTCCACAAGTAATCATATTTTACCCAAAATTTAATAACTGAGCTACGTAAATATGTACAAGGTGTCATTTATACCTTTTCCTGAAATCTCTTTTTACCCTCTTTCCTCCAGGCCAGGAATAATTATTGGAAGAATTTTTATGCGTAACTTGTATTTAAAACATTGAACGATCATTTATATACTCCTAGTAATTTCTGCATCAATGTTTAGTATCAGCAATGTCTTCTGCATTGTTTTAAGTCAAAATTTCTGTGGAAGAAAATTATAGAAACTAATATTAAACTTCATTGTGAGATAAATCCTTTTTCCTAAGTCCAGAACATTGTGTGTGCCCCTCTTAAGGCTATTGCTAAACTCATGTGTATTTATAATCCCTAAATTCTGCAAAAATCAATTGAGTTATACCATAATTTTACTGGAAGCAACtatgagttttaaaaatatttgcatttggaAAGCTCACCTCACCAAATTTTCACTATCACAGAAGCCACTTTGCTCATATTATTACTCACTTTTGCATTAATTCTTCTGCACTCAGTTGGTCTTTTAATTTCTTAACTCTCGTGCAGGTAAATAATAGCTAGATTTCTTGCTTTGAGTTTCCTAGAGTATACACTCACTCTATGCACTTTTTGAATGTTACAGGTAGGAGGCAATGTCTCAATTTTTTCTGATCTAAGGAGGAAAACTAATGTGAATGTGTGACATAGTCCATTTATCTTTTTTACATTCTATGAATTAGCAGATGCTTTCAAATTCTGAAGTTTTTCAACTAATTACAGTAAataggtaatagggtagtttccttcatcaaagaaaacgaaaggcattgattgcgatttgttacccaccataagtgtattcataatatacaaattatttggttttagaaatcccagtttagacgaatggcaagggtcaattttatactcatttgaaaagggccagattggcacccatgtgatgccactccacgtgacgtcacagggacctagttttctatatgagtagataggagttctacatcgtctgagattaccaatgcatgcatggggcacagagcttagggaaacatctcttaataatcaccttttaaaactggctaaggtcggaaagttttcttcgtttgataaggtattaataatccttatttaagccaagcactaccagctagcatggtactctgctacctgctagcatcctgcgtcatatcagcactcagagcctcgccccaaggtcacctcacttgcggcagcgggaaccagaacgacgtcacgcagagttttcccggcattcatactaacccgtcgcgttttcgcgcgcttgaaaatattcacttttcatttgatcgcaaaaaattgatatcgtcatttaaaaatctaaaagcatgaaatatgtactccaggagtaataatctttcgattgaggcagtaaaaaaataataggaaaccaccctattgtacaatCTCACTCTCTTGCCCCCGGGCGTTCGACCAATGGGCTCAACCTGTTCACTGTAATCCATCAACGTTCTTTACCTTGCTTAAGATTTCAAACTTCATGAAcattctcctttgaggaggccTGCTTGGCAGAAGAAACACCAGGCGTCGGAGATCATTCTTGGACACTTacaacccttcttcccttccgtaACTCCTGTGTGTTCGAcagtcactgtcgtaagcgataTCTTCACAAACCTGTGAGTGTTTGTGTCCCTCGTGGAAATTTGCTCCTTAgaacaatcgtgcgaaagatccacaaagaaaaaatcatccgccttgaccgggatttgaacccgaatcccccgatttccggtcgagtgctttagccagttaagctaccgaggcgtcattcttccctgtggatatttgtggacactaccggactagGTGTCACTGGACTGctgggcatatgatgccacaagcagtccaaatcgtgcgcacagcgccacagccagagagcaggcccggacatagaaaaCAAAGAGGTGTTCGTTCTtgactagtttttaaagtataccgggactagcgcagtgataacttttactgtaaaagttatcactgaagctattcccggtatactttatAAACTCCTTAGAACAAATCCGCGAGGTGTGTGAGTGTGCATTTCCcaggtttatattttttgtctatttctttagtgtgagtgggtcactggtgTAAGCGTAAGCTTTTAAACCTGACAATGAGTGTGATTGAGACCTATGCAGAATTTTGTTTCTTTGtgcaaatctgctaggtgagtgagtgagctttcGCGCTTGTTTGTTTCATTATGtttcagtttaatttttgtgtatcacCCCACTGTCATCCTTACTTcccacacacacgcacacacccCCACcttttttgcccagcaaagaggaCAGGGAATTTATTCTCTATCAACTAATCACATTATGAATTCAATAAAGTAAAAGAAGTTGAAATAATACTTACAATGGGTTGATATTTTTGCCAATATTACAGAAATTTTCCAATTTCACTGAGAAAATTGTCTTGCTGCTCTGTTTTCAAAGGTTTACGATAGTATGtatgtaatttaaatatatatttccgatAACTTACTGGTTAGGCTTGCCATATCTCTgtggaaatgaagaaatttgagttCAAAGCTAGGACTCCTGAGATCCCAGTTCTTTGAAATACCTTGTTATTGCCGAATCTTGATATACTGTAATACTCTTCCCCATCAAAGAGAGTTCTTGGCATTTATTTAACTGAGTTATGAATTTCGGAGACGATCTGAAACTGTGAGGGAATTTGACCATGCCTTATGCTATTACCATAGGTCTCTATGGGTGtgttcaaacgagtcgaatcgtgCCGTTGAGGGCACGGTGCCTATTTCAATCCGGCCTGGCAATGCACcgtctatggcgtgaaatacagacaatgctacattgaggacGCTTTCAGACGGTATGACTTTTTGCCAGCCGCCATTCACTTATTCAGGCGGCTTTTAGAGTTTCAGATGAGACGTCTCTTTGCAATGCCGTGTGCCATGCCGGGAACGGTGGCTGGCAGAATATTTTgtcgtctgaaagtggtcttacgattgaattatgtacatatacagtaattcttcgacatacgagtAAGATGCATTCCCAGggcttgtttgtaagttgataaacctatgcaaggcattgaaaagttttgTTATCCTGTGGAATGCAACgccgcattacaattttgcgtttaCTCACGGCCTCTCactttatccatggtgtcgctgtaccggcgtgttgagcagtttattgttgaggtcaTATTAACTGTAACAGTGAAGCATACGAATAAGTTGTCTATTGAAGTAGCAGTTTAAGCTACTTCTCAggatacagaatatattttgaactgactcacaagttacaacaaattaacggatgatgttgttagaagttgggggagtttcactgtTGATTCTGGTGCTATGCAGTATGtgaactgtgctccaagcatattttgcCTGGCGCTTCAAAATCGACAtcaaccactactgttttcagtgaatgtcCGTTCattactgcaggcaatatttttGCCacaaaaagaatagattagacccaggtagggtaaaatgttgaattttttaaattaaagcctGGAGGAAGAACCAGTGGCTggctgatgtaatgtgacatattggtcaatcatGCATGCTTTTACAACATGTTGTTttacttggtaaataaaattatggaggaacCGGACTGGTACCGAGAACCATAAACAATTAATAACAGACTCATCCTTAGgatataacatttaaaatgtgataGTTATGGCAGATCAAAGTCGACTTCCAACCATGCTTTCAGGATCATCAAAAATCACTCTTAAGTATGTTGCTGGCAGTTATTTGAATTTGCTTCTAAACACGGTAAAAGTACTGgaaccaaaaaaatttcaaagccaACCTAACAACATCATTTGATTTAGTTACAATCTTCTATTTGAAAGATTGTTAAATTAGTGCACCAGAGATAGTAAGAAATGGCATCACCTCCAGTAGCATACATtcttaaaaataaagatttagtAGAGATTCCGAAAAGACGATTTCCCATGAATACAGCAGACTGGAACATGCTCTGCTGATGTCATGGTAACATCAGTAATCTATCTGCTGCAATTTTTATAGTTCCAAAGATTCCCCTGTTAGAGTTCAATTGGGGTGAGGAAAATATTACCAAATTTTGGTATCATATCTGACTTTGAAACGAGACTGGCCTGTCTTCCCAGGTGGATTGCAGCCATCTCCTAGTGGTGTGTACAGAATAGGTGGTAAACTATAGGACAGAGTATGGCTACGGAGGACTAAGGCAAGTGCCTATTGGGGCTTTAGCTTAATGTCTTTTTTGCTGAAAACATTGTAGAAGGTAGTTGATAGGCATATCAGAGATGGCCCTCTTCAGGGTCATCCTTTCCATTTCTATGAACATAAATGCTAGAAGGGCAGATCTGTCAAAATTACACTCCACAACCTTGCCTGTAGGCTGGAGAATGTGTTGAAACATGGATTGGGAGCTTTCCTGATATCAAGGGGCCATTCAGCAATACATCTTTTGACCAAACCTGCCTGGTGGGAGAGAGGCGTTGTGGCTAACCTGAGGGGGAGGCTTGTGACTGTGATGTAAGGATGTCTACAAGAACATGGTGGTTTACTATCTTACCTCACTAAAACTGGTTTATTTATGCAAGAATGCACTGATGATGTTGTAATCTTGCTTTCTGGTGAATTCCTATGTATGGTATGTGGACTCATGCAGAAAACCTTAGGCAGAACTCTTTAATGTGCGGTGTGCTGAAAAAGGACTAAGTTAACCCATAGGACACCAATCTTGCCCTTTTCACCAAGAAGAGGAAAGAGGGATTTATTTCTACCTTCCTCACTGGAAAGAGGTCACAGCCATCATGGTCAACTATCTTGGAATCATTCTAGACTCCAAACTTAAATGGGGAGAGCATACTGACAGTCAACTCAAGAAAGCATGTGCCTatccattagggcggatcggaaaaatcgatttttttcaaatccatctggcccaatgaaaaaaagttgtgggaccgatcaaaaataaggcctgaaaaatttgagacctctaggtgaacccctgaccctcgctcaaatgcaatttaggggggagggtcgaaattcgtaaaatatagtgtttaatggtcatttcctatagattttacCGAGTTACTTCCCTTAAGGaccaaaatttcgtgcattttgacatatccgacaccgtttagccacaaaatgcctaatttgagtccgcgtccgcgaagaaaatattccaacgcccacgcagcgtcgcggaaacTAGAGCCATAGGCctatcccttcccctccccgttcgcttctccccctcccacgcctccaatacagcaaaattcatcccgcgtatgctgctgggaggtcgtttatcttttataatataaatcggaagatgatagaaggtaataaaggaagcgtagtgagacgacttgtcccttattaggcgcctcgtcggcgttaaacaaatcgatgttaccaacttttagaaaagtgatgaaatatttttagatccgagaacgcaggaaaggagtctacggtctatgaaaagtcctctcgagtggctagAAAGGTGTGCAAACTTTGGATATACAGACAGTGGGGAGACCTAGTTTCCTATAATTCTGTATTGTATGGTGGAAAAAGATATGTAAACACTGTCAGGAGTAAGCTCAACCACCTACATAGAATGGCCTCTATGGGCATTACAGGAGCAATAAAGACAACTCCAACCTTAGCGATGGgactagggtagtttccttcatcaaagaaaacgaaaggcatggattgcgattcgttacccaccattagtgtattcataataaacaaattatttggctttataaatcacagtttagacgaatgttaattcaattttatcctcatttgaaaaaggccagattggagcccat containing:
- the LOC124165634 gene encoding angiogenic factor with G patch and FHA domains 1 produces the protein MDQDSDTNLKDFAVIRQLLEQNGDEGDGNLADNDGDIGSSVNDINPKFLSVIEDIPEVKQYIELLHRFILIQHNKLLKFKEQLVENSRNTKINDGSSEIIDEKKEKATQTDNVVFCSADCTCPSKSAAPSWSASEGSATQGPSEKTIAEQVKEAAEHAMQQTGFVYEETSGMYYDYSTGYYYNAELGLYYDGNKGIYYYYDESNHTFQFHSQAEIDPVSFSQVADSYTEEKKRVKLGDGNKKKKSKKKAETKEPSEPSQNETDSNEDGECSESSEADEDSPMTSEGDQVESEEDSLSSKEWPPCMRIIVKETEVKGLKVGTLFIVTCTGGTLGREGDHAVSIPDINISKHHGKFTYEVPEDGGEGKYFISDFGSRNGTYLNGERLSVAKQESEPQEVVHGSIVQVGSTKLLCHIHRGSETCGHCEPGLVQREANLSNSPNNNDEISLYNTKEQHKKVLKRLKKKFGLESNEPNMSAISVSGYEDRAQSRRLTVGSQDHHAKTETASMEEAIRPDNKGYELLSRMGWSKGQSLGKEGTGLTEPVPVIARRPLAGLGSGSAEFNLPSDGTVAADPAKRKRLEALQKTKERYDNLPQK